The genome window GTATTCCTTGTTCAGGTAGTCTCCGATCTGTTTCCCTTGAATATCCTTGTTGGGGTGGGCAACAACGGCTCCGCTGGTTGTCACCAGAAATGCGTACCCCGTTTCAAAGGGCTTGATGCTCAGAACCGTGTCCTGCAGATCATTGAGGTAGAAGTCCACACCGACAACGCCGATGTTCTTGCCGTTCTTTTTGACGGGATAGCCGGTGGAGGCGAGCCAGAAGGTCTTTCCGTTCACTTCCCACGGGTACGGGTCGCCGATGGTTTCAACGTTTCCGGACATGGGTGTTTCAAACCATGCTTGCCCGACGAGATTTTCCTCTCCTGCGAAGCTGGAAGCAATGGTGCCTTTGTCGCGATAGTACCAATTGCGGTAGGCGCCCTTGTACTTATCCATGTATTCTTCTTCGCGGTCGTCGAAGGTACCGCCCGGGAAGGTGCACCAGGCACCTGACAGTTCGTCGTTTCGTTCCAGCGTATTGATGAGGATGGAGTCGAGGTATTCCCGGTCCGGAATAGTTGCGTAGTTGGCGCTTTTTTCGAACATGGACGCCAGTGTCCTGGTAACGGTCAGGGCCAGATCGAGCGTGCTCTCCACATCAAGACTGTATCCCTTGGCCTTGTCCTTTGCGAGCTGCTTGGCCTGGGTGATTGCCAGGTCCTGGGCCTTCATGGTCATCACCACCGAGCTGACCACGAGAACCAGAAGGACCACGGTAAACGTCGGGATCAAAATCTTGAGTTTGAGACTCCAATCTTTGAATTTCATGCTCCCCTCCGGAAAAGGACGATAAAGTGATAATGAGCAGTTTAAAATCAATGCTATTTCAGATCAATTATAGTTCATAAAATGCATTGTTAGGTGGAATTGTTGCGGAAACATGGCGTTTGGGCAAAAAAAGGCCGGACATTACTGCCCGGCCATGATTGATTCTGTTGGCGGTTAGTCCACCTTGGCGTCCTGCAGTTCGTCAATGGTGTAGTCCCAAGTGACGTTGTGGGGCGGCAGGGTTTCCGTGGAGAAGAAACGCGGCAGCTGGTCGTCCTTCTTGGTGAATCCCGCACGCTTGTTGAAGGCCAGCTCGTCCTTGAGGCAGTTCACGCCTAGCGCCAGGAAGTCGTCCACGCTGAAGTCCTTGCCGGTCTGAGCGGCAACCAGGTCGGCCATGATCTGTGCACCGTTTTCCGAGTCCAGAACTGCAAAGGCCACGAACAGGCACATCCCCAAGGCGTCGATGGACGCCGTGGCAATCTGCAGGTTCTTGGAGGTCTCCACGTTTCCTTCCTTCTTGTGGCCGTCCACGTCGCCGCCGACCTTGAGCACGTTCTGGCAGACGCCGTAACCTGCGGTGTGGTCGCCTCCCATGGGGGTGGTCGCATAGGTGACGCCGACGCCCTTAACCGCGCGCGGGTCGTAGGCGGGCAGGGACTGGCCCTTGCAGGTGGGCAGGCGGTCAACGCCGAATGCGCCCCCGGCGAATTCCACGCCATTGCCGATAATCAGGCCCATGGGGTCATCGGAACCGCATTTCTTCAACAGGCCGATGGCGGCCTTGCCGTCACCCCAGGGAATGATGCCGCCTTCCATGGCAATGGTGATGGTGTTGCCGACTTCGATGGTGTCCATGCCCTTTTCGTCGCAGATGCGGTCCAGGGTGGCGATGTCGTCGATATCCTTGATCAGGCTGTTTGCGCCCAGAGCCCAGATCGTTTCGTATTCGAAGCCGGAGGTCAGGTATTCGCCGTTGGCGTCATTGTATTGCTGGGAGCACTGGATCAGGCAGCCGGTGTGGCAGCCTTCCTTGGTCTTGCCGCCGCGCGCCTCGATGAGCTCTGCGATTTTTTCGCCGGAGATGTCGGCGGCGTGGTCGCATTGGCCGTAGCGGAAGTTCTTGGTGGGCAGAGCGCCTGCCTCGTTGATGACGTTGACCAATATGGCGGTGCCGAATCCGGGCAGCCCTTGACTGGTGACAGGGTGGGCGCGGAGAATTTCGGTCCAGGTCTTGCGTGCTTCCTTGAAGGCTTCTTCCCTGACCGGTTTGTATGATTTATTGGCATTCGGATCCAGGATAACGGCCTTGACCTTTTTGGACCCCAGCACGGCGCCCATGCCGCCGCGTCCGGCGGAACGGGCCGGGCGCTTGTAGGGGTCGGTGAACTGGATCGTGGCGGTTTTGCCGCATTTTTCACCCACGGGCCCCACCAAGGCGGCAATAACCTTGTCGCCGTATTCGGCCAGCAGTTTGTCGTGGGCCGGGTAGTTGTCCATGCCCACGATGGCGGAGGCATCCTTGAATTCCACCTTGTCTGCGGAAATGAAAATATTCTGGAAGGGGGCGTCTGTCTCGGGCTTGTCCTCGAAGACAATGGCCAAGAGGTTCAGCTTCGGCAGCTTGTGGGCAAACAGGCCGCCGGAGTTGGATTCCTTGATGCCGCCCGTCAGGGGGGACTTCGCGCCGACGGAAACGCGGCCGGAGTTGGCTGCGGTGGAGCCGGCCAGGATTCCTCCGGCTATGACCAGCTTGTTTTCCGCGGAAAGCGGATGACAGTCGGCCGGGACTTCCATGTTGATCAAGCGGGAGGTCAGGGCGCGGCCGCCAAGGCCTGCGTATTCACCCAAGTCCTCGAACCTGTACTCTTTGGTTCTGGTGTTGATTCGGAGTATCCTCATATTCGCCTCACCTTTTTGTTGTTGTTTCCGCCTGTTGGCGGAAACCGGATTGGTAAACGGAATTATGTCATCTTTATACGCCTGAATTCAAAATATTGTCAAAAAAAACAACACACTGTGCCCAGTTGAGCATAGTGCCTGCGGCGATTTTTCGTGATATTGAAATGGTACATAAAGATACATCTTCGAGGCAAAAGACTATGAATCACATTACCATACATGTGAAGCGCGGGGGGCTTGGGCTCTGGAGCACCCTGTTGCAGAAAGGCGTTGAAGTGCAGGCCCTGGTAGGAATCTCCGTGGCCTCATTTCTGGAAGAACAGCTCGGTTTGGATTCGGCTTATGTCGAAAATGTGGTGCGCACCATTTTCGTCAATGGCAGTCCCGTGGATGATATTGATACCGTGCCTGTGCGCGATGGAGATGTGCTCGCCCTTGCCGGGGCCATGCCCGGGCTGGTGGGGATAGCCATGGGGCGTCAGAGCCTTGTGGGCGGATTTCGCGAGGATATCAGTTGCCGTGGCGGCGGGGTGCTTGACAAGGGCGAGGTCGGTCTGGTGACAGTGAAGGCCTTTAATGTGGTGGCCCGCACTGTAGGGGAGGCCATGCTCGGCCATGGCGTTGTGGTGCCCGTGGATTACCTGGCTGCGTATCTGGCCGACCGGAGTGCGTTGTTGGCCGACGCTGTCGTGTCCGTACGGATGAACGATGAGGTTATTTTTTCGGGAGAGATCTCTCGTCTACTGCAAAGGCATGATGGCTTGATTCTGCTTCGTGTTCTGGTGCAATAGCGGAATTGTTGTCACAGAGAAAAAAGAAAACCCCGGCCTAAGCCGGGGTCTTTTTGTTTCGGTGGTGGGCGATCGCAGATTTGAACTGCGGACTTCCACCGTGTGAAGATGGCACTCTGACCAGCTGAGTTAATCGCCCAACAGGAGGTGGTTTATATACGGATCAAATTCGGCTGGCAAGCTCTTTTTTTGAATTTGTCGAAGTTTTTGATATTCCTTCCTCTTCAGGCTGTTCGGTACGGTTGTAACAGGTTAGTCCGCAACGCATGCAGCGGCAGGTCTCCCGCTCGAAATCCTCTGTGGTGATGGTTCCCTCCACCTCGGCAAAGCTACAGGTCCGGTTGTCTCCGTGGCACAGGTGCGGCATTTGGGCCCGTTCAATGGGGACGACGCGTTCCAGGTCTTTGAAAAGGGTGTAGGGAATCATGTTGCGTTGCAAGTTCTGGGGAATAGGGATTTCTCCCTGCGACAAATAGTGGTGGATGGATCGGGCCGCCCTGCGCCCGGCGCCCAGGGCCGTGATGACCAGATCCGGCCCTGTGAACAGGTCGCCGCCGACAAAGACATTGGGGAGGGCGGTCTGCAAGGTGTCCTTGTCGGCCTCCACCGTGCGCCAGCGGGTCGTTCCCAGGCCGCAGGACTTGTTTTCATCGTAGAGGCAGTCGATATCCGGCTTCTGGCCGATGGCCATGTACACGGTGTCGCATTCGATGCGGGTTTCCGAGCCTTCGATGGGGACGGGCCTGCGCCTGCCCGATGCATCGGGTTCTCCCAGTTCCATGCGGGTGAATTCAAGGTGAGTGACCCGCCCTTTTTCGTCCTTGAGGAATTTGTTGGGTGCGGCCAGGAATTGGAATTTAACGCCTTCATCCTCGGCTCCAATGATTTCCTCCATGTTGGCGGGCATCTCGTCCCTGGTGCGGCGGTAGACCATGGTCACGTCCGCGCCCAGGCGTACACTGGTCCGCGCGGCGTCGATGGCGGTGTTGCCGCCGCCGATGACCACGACCTTTTTCCCGATGCCGGTTTCCACGGACAGGCCGACTTTGGTCAGGAACTCGGTGCCTGTTTCCACGCCCTTGGCGTCGTCGCCCTCTATGCTGACCTGCGTGTTGGCCCAGGCCCCGAAGCCGAGGAAGGTGGCTTCGAATCCTTCTTCGGAAAGGGAGTCCAGCGTGAAGTCGATACCGAACTTCACTTCGGTACGCACATCGATGCCCAGGTCCAGAATACCCTGGATTTCCCAATCCAGGACCTTCTTGGGCAGGCGGTACTCGGGGATGCCGTAGCGGAGCTGCCCGCCCAGCAGAGGCATACGCTCGAAGATGGTGGGCTGGTAGCCGAGTCTCCGCAGGAAAAAGGCGCAGGAGATGCCGGCCGGGCCGCCTCCAACCACGGCCACCTTGTGTCCGTTGTCGGGTTTGCATTCTATGGGCAGGCGTACTCCGGAATTCATCTCCCAGTCCGCCACATAACGCTTGATCATGTTGATGCCCACGGACTTGTCTACGTGCTGCCTGCGGCACTGGGTCTCGCAGGGCTGGGGGCAGACGCGCCCGATGGACAATGGCATGGGGATGCGTTCACGAATGGTTTCCAGGGCTCCCGCGTAATCCCCACGGGAAGCCTGCTCGATGTAACGCGGTATGTTGATCTGTCCGGGGCAGCGCTGCCGACAGGGAGCCAAACAGTCGTTGACCTCGTTGAGGTGGGTGATGTCGTCGGTGAACCCGTTGATGCTGATGACATTGCGCGGGCAGACCTGGGCGCAGGTGCCGCAGGCCACGCAGCGTTCCGGGTTGACCACGGGATAGCCGTTGGGGCCCATGCGGATGGCGTCGAAGGGACAGGCCTGTACGCAGGTCCCGAATCCGAGACAGCCTTCCGGACACATCTTGGAGCCCTTGTAGAGCTGGTGCTGGGCCCGGCAGTCGAGCACGCCCTCGTAACGGTATACCTCTTCGGCGCGTTCGCCGCCCGTGCAGTCCACAAAGGCAAGCCTGGGTTCCATTTCCTTGAGCTCCAGACCCATGACCTTGGCAACATTGGCCATGACCTCCGGGCCGCCGACGACACAGACATCGGCACCCGCCTTGCCTTCCACCACGCCAACCGCGGCCGCATTGCAGCCCGGGAAACCGCAGCCGCCGCAGTTAGCCCCGGCCAGGACGGCCTCCACCTGCGCGATGCGTGGATCTTCATAGACGTAGAGTACCTTGGAGGCCACAGCCAGGATGACGGCGGCCGTGAATCCTATGCCGAAAAGTGCGAGTATGGATAATTCAATCATGCGTCTTTCCTGCCGTTAGGCTGCCATGCCTTTGAAGGCGAAAAATGCCAGGGACATGAGACCGGCCAGTATAAGGGCTATGGGCGTTCCTTTCATGGAAAGGGGGATGCGTGCCATGTCCAGCCGTTCGCGGATGGAGGCCAGCACCACCAGGGCGAGCATGAAGCCGACACCCGAAGCAATGGAGAAGATCACGGTCTCCAGAAGGGAATATTCCTCGCGCTGACAGATGATGGCGATGCCCAGCACCGCGCAGTTGGTGGTGATGAGCGGCAGGAAGATGCCCAGGGATTTGTAGAGCGGGGGAATGATTTTTTTCAGGAACATTTCCACGAATTGTACCAGAGAAGCGATGACCAGGATGAAGGCGATGGTCTGCAGATAGTCCAGGCCGTTGGGGGCGAGCAGGTATCGCTGTACGGCCCAGGTGATTGCTGCGGCCATGGTGGCCACGAAGACAACGGCGAATCCCATGCCCATGGCCACGCCGGTATCCTTGGAGGTGCCGATGAACGGGCAGTTGCCGAGGTACTGCGCCAGCACGATGTTGTTGACGAAGATGGCCGCGATGATGAGGACGAAGTAATCCATGCTGCTGCTCCGTTATTTTATGTTGCACATGCCGCAGGACGAGCAGTCGTGTTTCGGGCCTTCAACGGCGTCCAGGCCCTTGAGCCGGCGCTGCCAGTTGGTCAGGGCGTTCATGCCCGCCAGGCCCAGGCCCAGGCAGACGAACGCACCGGGCGCTTCCACCATGAAGGTGAAGGGCTTGAACCAGGCTCCCATGACCTGCATGCCGAACAGGGTTCCGTAGCCGAAGATCTCGCGGATGGCCCCCAGCACGGTGAGGGACATGGCGAATCCCATGCCCATGCCCAGTCCGTCGGCCATGGAGTAGATGACGCTGTTTTTTGAAGCGAACGCCTCGGCCCGGCCCAGGATAATGCAGTTGACCACGATGAGTGGCACGAAGATGCCGAGCTGTTGGTAGAGGGGATAGGTGAACGCCTGCATGAGCAGCTCGACGCAGACCACCAGGGACGCCGCAATGACGATGAAACAAGCGATGCGAACTTTGGCCGGGATGATCTTGCGCACCGAGGACACCAGCATGTTGGAGAGCGTCAGCACGAAGATGACGGCCAATCCCATGCCCAAGCCGTTGTCCGCGGTTTTGGTGACGGCCAGGGTCGGGCAGAGGCCGAGGACCACCTTGAAGGGCGGCAGCTCATTCCAGAGACCTTTCGAAAATTCTTTCCACAATCGACTCATGGCCGCTCCTAGGAACCCCAGGCAGTGGGGAGTTTGTCCTTGATTTCATTGAACTGGGCAACGGCCTGCTTCACCGCGTCCACGGCACCCGTGGAGGAGATGGTGGCACCGGCAATGGCGTTGATGTCGCCGCCCTTGGAGGCGAGGTTCACGCCTTCCAGGCTATGCCCTTTGAACTGCGCGCCGAAGTCGGGGCCGCTGATGCGGGTCCCGACCCCCGGGGTTTCCTTCATGGTGGTGACACCTATGCTGGAAAGGGATGACTTGCCGCTGGTCGGATCGTAGGAGAATCCCACCATGACGCCTATGTCGCCGCCGAAGCCCCTTGCGAAGCTCTCAAAGGCGACGCCGTCCAGTTTTCCGTTTTTCAGGAAGGGGAAGACCGTCAGTTCGGAGCCGTTTTCAAGCGCGAAGCTCTTGCGGTCCTTGACCGGATTGTTGTCGTAGTCCGAAAAGACTTGGGCGATCGCCGGGCCCTGCACGTAGGTAAGCACCTGCTCCTCGATGAAGGGTTTGGTGACCTTGCGCACCGAGGCCAGTGTCAGCCCGGACAGGGAGCATATCAGCGAAAGGACCACTACCATTTTGATCATTTCCTTCATGCTAGCACCCTCCCGTGTACGGTGTGCCCGCACGGGCTCCGCCGAAAGGTTTGGGGCGAATTCGATCGAGCATGGGAGTGAATAGGTTGAGCAGCAGGATGGCGAAGGGCACTCCGTCCGGATACATTCCATAAACACGGATGATGATGACCATGGCTCCGCTCAGCAGGCCGAACAATATGGCCGGAATTAATCCCATGGGAGTGGTGGGGCCTTCCGTTGCCAGGAAGAACGCCCCGAGAACCGCGCTGCCCGCGATAAGGTGGAAATGGGCAGGTGCGTAGATGCTCGGGTCGAGCAATCGATAGATGAGCGCCGTCAGGTAGACCCCGGCCAGAAAGGAAAGGGGAACGGTGGGCCGGATGGTTTTGCGTGCCAGCAGGTAGATGCCGCCCGCCAGCAGGGGCAGGATCTGCACCGCGCCGAGGCCCCCGAGCTGATGGCCCAGGAGCAGGTCGGTCATGTCGACGCCCTGAAGCCATGCAAGGCCGAAATGTTTGAGTTCGTGTAGCGGGGCCGGGAGATTGCTGGCCAGCATGGTGGCGTTGGTATCCATTTCCGGGCCCCAGGAGATACGGC of Salidesulfovibrio onnuriiensis contains these proteins:
- a CDS encoding aldehyde ferredoxin oxidoreductase C-terminal domain-containing protein, which codes for MRILRINTRTKEYRFEDLGEYAGLGGRALTSRLINMEVPADCHPLSAENKLVIAGGILAGSTAANSGRVSVGAKSPLTGGIKESNSGGLFAHKLPKLNLLAIVFEDKPETDAPFQNIFISADKVEFKDASAIVGMDNYPAHDKLLAEYGDKVIAALVGPVGEKCGKTATIQFTDPYKRPARSAGRGGMGAVLGSKKVKAVILDPNANKSYKPVREEAFKEARKTWTEILRAHPVTSQGLPGFGTAILVNVINEAGALPTKNFRYGQCDHAADISGEKIAELIEARGGKTKEGCHTGCLIQCSQQYNDANGEYLTSGFEYETIWALGANSLIKDIDDIATLDRICDEKGMDTIEVGNTITIAMEGGIIPWGDGKAAIGLLKKCGSDDPMGLIIGNGVEFAGGAFGVDRLPTCKGQSLPAYDPRAVKGVGVTYATTPMGGDHTAGYGVCQNVLKVGGDVDGHKKEGNVETSKNLQIATASIDALGMCLFVAFAVLDSENGAQIMADLVAAQTGKDFSVDDFLALGVNCLKDELAFNKRAGFTKKDDQLPRFFSTETLPPHNVTWDYTIDELQDAKVD
- a CDS encoding FAD-dependent oxidoreductase: MIELSILALFGIGFTAAVILAVASKVLYVYEDPRIAQVEAVLAGANCGGCGFPGCNAAAVGVVEGKAGADVCVVGGPEVMANVAKVMGLELKEMEPRLAFVDCTGGERAEEVYRYEGVLDCRAQHQLYKGSKMCPEGCLGFGTCVQACPFDAIRMGPNGYPVVNPERCVACGTCAQVCPRNVISINGFTDDITHLNEVNDCLAPCRQRCPGQINIPRYIEQASRGDYAGALETIRERIPMPLSIGRVCPQPCETQCRRQHVDKSVGINMIKRYVADWEMNSGVRLPIECKPDNGHKVAVVGGGPAGISCAFFLRRLGYQPTIFERMPLLGGQLRYGIPEYRLPKKVLDWEIQGILDLGIDVRTEVKFGIDFTLDSLSEEGFEATFLGFGAWANTQVSIEGDDAKGVETGTEFLTKVGLSVETGIGKKVVVIGGGNTAIDAARTSVRLGADVTMVYRRTRDEMPANMEEIIGAEDEGVKFQFLAAPNKFLKDEKGRVTHLEFTRMELGEPDASGRRRPVPIEGSETRIECDTVYMAIGQKPDIDCLYDENKSCGLGTTRWRTVEADKDTLQTALPNVFVGGDLFTGPDLVITALGAGRRAARSIHHYLSQGEIPIPQNLQRNMIPYTLFKDLERVVPIERAQMPHLCHGDNRTCSFAEVEGTITTEDFERETCRCMRCGLTCYNRTEQPEEEGISKTSTNSKKELASRI
- a CDS encoding electron transport complex protein RnfA — its product is MDYFVLIIAAIFVNNIVLAQYLGNCPFIGTSKDTGVAMGMGFAVVFVATMAAAITWAVQRYLLAPNGLDYLQTIAFILVIASLVQFVEMFLKKIIPPLYKSLGIFLPLITTNCAVLGIAIICQREEYSLLETVIFSIASGVGFMLALVVLASIRERLDMARIPLSMKGTPIALILAGLMSLAFFAFKGMAA
- the rsxE gene encoding electron transport complex subunit RsxE gives rise to the protein MSRLWKEFSKGLWNELPPFKVVLGLCPTLAVTKTADNGLGMGLAVIFVLTLSNMLVSSVRKIIPAKVRIACFIVIAASLVVCVELLMQAFTYPLYQQLGIFVPLIVVNCIILGRAEAFASKNSVIYSMADGLGMGMGFAMSLTVLGAIREIFGYGTLFGMQVMGAWFKPFTFMVEAPGAFVCLGLGLAGMNALTNWQRRLKGLDAVEGPKHDCSSCGMCNIK
- the rnfG gene encoding RnfABCDGE type electron transport complex subunit G — protein: MKEMIKMVVVLSLICSLSGLTLASVRKVTKPFIEEQVLTYVQGPAIAQVFSDYDNNPVKDRKSFALENGSELTVFPFLKNGKLDGVAFESFARGFGGDIGVMVGFSYDPTSGKSSLSSIGVTTMKETPGVGTRISGPDFGAQFKGHSLEGVNLASKGGDINAIAGATISSTGAVDAVKQAVAQFNEIKDKLPTAWGS
- a CDS encoding RnfABCDGE type electron transport complex subunit D translates to MRPIEPLLTVSVPPHAHCGKTVQGHMRDILIALLPAAIASAVFFGLDAVRVMALSCSVAVLVETACWKLQKKEPQVDDLHALVVGLLFAFLLAPSAPWWLVVMGSTASIIGGKMFFGGLGGYPLCPPLVGWAVCRISWGPEMDTNATMLASNLPAPLHELKHFGLAWLQGVDMTDLLLGHQLGGLGAVQILPLLAGGIYLLARKTIRPTVPLSFLAGVYLTALIYRLLDPSIYAPAHFHLIAGSAVLGAFFLATEGPTTPMGLIPAILFGLLSGAMVIIIRVYGMYPDGVPFAILLLNLFTPMLDRIRPKPFGGARAGTPYTGGC